Proteins from a genomic interval of Bradysia coprophila strain Holo2 chromosome X, BU_Bcop_v1, whole genome shotgun sequence:
- the LOC119082702 gene encoding uncharacterized protein LOC119082702, protein MSSLDYKLIHEFKLVPALYNRNSPTFKDKAYVDRAWNNIARKLGYDAHILKDRMYQLRNRYNLEKRKMRSLQDEGIASPRAAWPLYNSLDFLNGHIKQRKSYKMVRSISGGPGFRGFTKEEGRYRIARPYFMNQSIEIKEEVEDGMYEEHGTRNDTKDTNDTMNASDSQPHTVSKTSQQTLKNINKLKQSLLAAEEDCSNTVAPKKAVKNHHHPSHKYEAFGSFISNSLQDLPPETALTIINRFTSDIVHALTLYRMESSNS, encoded by the coding sequence ATGAGTTCGCTCGACTATAAACTAATCCATGAATTTAAATTGGTACCCGCACTGTACAACCGAAACAGTCCCACTTTTAAAGATAAAGCGTACGTTGATCGCGCTTGGAATAACATTGCCCGAAAGCTTGGCTATGATGCACACATTCTGAAGGATCGCATGTATCAACTGAGAAATCGGTACAATTTGGAAAAACGTAAAATGAGATCATTACAGGACGAAGGCATAGCCAGTCCAAGGGCTGCGTGGCCTCTATACAATAGCTTGGATTTCCTCAATGGTCACATTAAACAACGCAAATCCTACAAGATGGTGCGATCAATTAGCGGCGGTCCGGGTTTTCGCGGTTTTACGAAAGAAGAGGGAAGATATCGTATCGCCCGTCCGTATTTTATGAATCAAAGTATTGAAATAAAGGAGGAAGTCGAGGATGGAATGTACGAAGAACATGGAACTCGAAACGACACAAAAGACACGAATGATACAATGAATGCCAGCGATTCGCAACCTCATACTGTCAGTAAAACGTCGCAACAAACGctgaaaaatatcaataaattgaaacaatcaCTACTGGCTGCCGAAGAAGACTGTTCCAATACTGTTGCACCgaaaaaggcagtaaaaaatcatcatcatccaTCGCACAAGTACGAAGCGTTTGGCTCATTTATCAGTAATTCGTTGCAAGATTTACCTCCAGAAACAGCGCTGACAATAATAAACAGGTTCACCAGCGATATTGTTCATGCATTAACTTTGTATCGGATGGAGTCTTCCAATAGTTAA
- the LOC119082541 gene encoding probable cytosolic iron-sulfur protein assembly protein Ciao1 encodes MSRLELQHTLTGHKGRVWGADWHPTNNALATCGEDKTIRLWSQEGNRWITKTILSDSHTRTIRDIAWSPCGQFLASASFDATTAIWDRKSGQFECNATLEGHENEVKSVCWSKSGSLLSTCSRDKSVWIWEVAGEDEFECAAVLNAHTQDVKKVTWHPHVDILASASYDNTIKMYKEDPADNDWTCISTLTGHTSTVWSIAFDGTGNRLASCSDDRTVKIWQCYMPGNEEGIATPDGDMVWKCVCTIAGHHTRSIYDISWCPQTGLIATACGDDIVRVFKESENSTKLAPEFEIVASQHGAHSQDVNTVKWCPTTTGLLLSTSDDGDAKIWKYEI; translated from the exons ATGAGCCGTTTAGAATTACAACATACTCTTACGGGCCATAAAGGTCGCGTATGGGGAGCTGACTGGCACCCAACAAATAACGCATTGGCAACATGCGGTGAAGATAAAACAATTCGATTGTGGTCTCAAGAAGGGAACCGATGGATTACCAAAACCATCCTGTCGGACAGTCACACTAGAACTATACGTGATATAGCTTGGAGTCCTTGTGGACAGTTTTTGGCCTCAGCCAGTTTCGATGCCACAACGGCCATTTGGGACAGAAAGTCTG GTCAGTTCGAGTGTAACGCAACACTTGAAGGTCATGAAAACGAAGTGAAAAGTGTATGTTGGTCTAAGTCCGGTTCACTTTTGTCGACGTGCAGTCGTGACAAATCGGTTTGGATTTGGGAAGTAGCTGGCGAAGACGAGTTCGAATGTGCAGCGGTACTTAATGCTCACACACAAGATGTAAAGAAGGTTACTTGGCATCCGCATGTTGATATCTTAGCATCGGCTAGCTACGATAATACAATTAAAATGTATAAAGAAGATCCAGCCGATAACGATTGGACGTGCATTAGTACATTGACCGGTCATACATCGACCGTGTGGAGCATAGCATTCGATGGTACCGGTAACAGATTGGCATCGTGCAGTGACGACAGAACTGTTAAAATTTGGCAGTGTTATATGCCTGGAAATGAGGAAGGCATTGCGACACCCGATGGTGATATGGTGTGGAAATGTGTGTGTACAATTGCTGGCCACCATACGAGAAGTATTTACGATATCTCCTGGTGTCCACAAACAG GTCTTATAGCGACGGCTTGTGGAGATGACATAGTTAGAGTCTTCAAGGAATCCGAAAATTCCACGAAATTAGCCCCAGAGTTCGAGATTGTTGCTTCTCAACATGGTGCTCATTCACAAGATGTAAATACAGTGAAATGGTGTCCGACAACGACAGGACTATTGTTGTCCACTAGCGATGACGGTGATgcgaaaatttggaaatatgaaatttaa